The segment ACCTTGAGCATCTCCGCATATCGGTCTATCTCGGCCTCTGACAGTGTTCTTTTTACGTTTTCACAATCCATGGCTCTCTCTTTTCTCTGCACATTGTTATATTAGTATATATTAATATTATACTTTGTCAATAGAGTTTTGATGTTTTTTTATAACCTGTTATATATCAAGCCATTACACCTTGCTGTTCCATCGTCAGGAGGATCCTCTCGACTCCCGGCCTGCCCCCCCATATGCGCTCCCATTCTTCTTGACAACCTGCCTGACTATAAATAGAGTCCAGTTGTGGGATGCAGACGATTGTCCAGCATCCCCGCCAGGTCATCGGGCCTGTCTTTCACGGGCTGTGTTTAAGGAGGTCGGGACATGTTGAAAGGGCTCTATATTGCTCTCGTTACACCTTTTAACGAGGATAGTAGCCTGAACGAGGAGAAATTGCGCGAATTGGTCCGCTTTCATATCGAAGCAGGCACCAACGGGTTGGTGCCATGCGCCACTACAAGCGAAAACCCCGCGTTCTCCTGGGAGGAACATTTCAGGATCATCGAAATCGTCGTCGAAGAGGCCGCCGGCAGGCTCCAGGTAGTCGCTGGATGCGGGACGAACTCAACGACCAAATCTGTCGCCAACATCATCAAGGCAAAAGAACTTGGAGCAGACGCCGCCATGGTCGTCACTCCATATTATAACAAACCGACCCAGGAAGGGCTTTACGCTCACTTCATGAAGCTCGCCGACGACGGTGGATTGCCGCTGATGCTTTACAACGTACCCGGAAGGACCGGCCTGAACATGCAGCCTTCCACAGTCGAAAGAATCTGCGATCACGAGCACATCGTCGCCATCAAAGAGGCGAGTGGCTCCATCGAGCAGATGGCTGAGATCATCCATATCTGTGGAGACAGGATCACCCTGCTGTCCGGCGATGATACAATGACACTGCCTGTCCTCTGTATCGGGGGCAAGGGCGTCGTCAGTGTCGCGGGCAATATCGTACCAAAAGATGTGCTGGCGATGATCGCGGCCTGGGAAAAGAAAGATATCGAAGAAGCACGAAAATTACATTACAAGC is part of the Candidatus Latescibacterota bacterium genome and harbors:
- the dapA gene encoding 4-hydroxy-tetrahydrodipicolinate synthase translates to MLKGLYIALVTPFNEDSSLNEEKLRELVRFHIEAGTNGLVPCATTSENPAFSWEEHFRIIEIVVEEAAGRLQVVAGCGTNSTTKSVANIIKAKELGADAAMVVTPYYNKPTQEGLYAHFMKLADDGGLPLMLYNVPGRTGLNMQPSTVERICDHEHIVAIKEASGSIEQMAEIIHICGDRITLLSGDDTMTLPVLCIGGKGVVSVAGNIVPKDVLAMIAAWEKKDIEEARKLHYKLFPLCQSMFIETNPMPVKESMNMLGMGVGEVRLPLVGMKPENRIKLAGALNAYGLDVVKPPAGA